Proteins encoded together in one Prunus dulcis chromosome 3, ALMONDv2, whole genome shotgun sequence window:
- the LOC117622018 gene encoding protein RST1-like has translation MRYEAQVAELFPTESSLEKGTLREECVKFSLAHANEFDQLPSFLDELSDLSRFRTLELKLQSCLLDHLVDLIKVFSGSRLEKVFDDVRSYFSSVTSYQSLGTDETSLLRISCWKGFYQCLDEASLDSLEYICQIEKGMEVLFSLMPAMQLPAIGGGGQLRTVEEWSEAVRCFRKARKSWLLDFLQVSQEDLQQRDGQLIEVLKKVQTKAKLVRIGSIPLTELGRLKALILNTESNG, from the exons ATGAGATATGAGGCGCAGGTTGCCGAGTTGTTTCCAACAGAATCATCTCTTGAAAAAGGAACCCTAAGGGAGGAATGTGTAAAGTTCTCATTGGCTCATGCCAATGAATTTGATCAGCTCCCAAGTTTCCTGGATGAGCTGTCTGACTTGTCCAGATTCAGAACTCTTGAGTTGAAGCTGCAATCTTGTCTTCTGGATCATCTGGTAGACCTAATTAAAGTATTCTCAGGTTCCAGGCTTGAGAAAGTATTTGATGATGTGCGTAGCTACTTCTCTTCTGTTACTTCATATCAATCACTTGGCACTGATGAGACAAGCTTATTACGGATTTCATGCTGGAAGGGTTTCTATCAGTGTTTAGATGAGGCTTCTCTTGACTCTCTAGAGTACATATGccaaatagaaaagggcaTGGAGGTGCTCTTTTCCTTGATGCCTGCAATGCAATTGCCTGCCATAGGAGGAGGAGGTCAGTTGCGTACTGTAGAGGAGTGGTCCGAGGCGGTTAGATGCTTTAGGAAGGCTCGGAAAAGTTGGTTGTTGGATTTCCTGCAG GTTTCCCAGGAGGACCTGCAACAAAGAGATGGTCAGCTTATTGAAGTTCTGAAAAAGGTTCAAACCAAAGCTAAGCTTGTTAGGATTGGTTCCATCCCATTGACTGAGCTGGGAAGGCTAAAGGCTTTGATATTGAACACAGAATCAAATGGTTAG
- the LOC117621348 gene encoding protein ANTHESIS POMOTING FACTOR 1: MTQLDDETVRSMAIGAVFPDFGGKINSLDFHRKDDLLVTASEDDSVRLYDIATAKLLKTTFHKKHGADRICFTHHPSSVICSSKYNLDATGESLRYLSMYDNRCLRYFKGHKERIVSLCMSPVNDSFMSGSLDHTVRIWDLRVNACQGILHLRGRPTVAYDQQGLVFAVAMEGGAIKLFDSRSYDKGPFDTFLVGGDTAEVCDIKFSSDGKSMLLTTTNNNIYILDAYGGEKRCGYSLEPSSNVIIEATFTPDGQYVVSGSGDGNLHAWSINKRNEVACWNSHIGVPSCLKWAPRRAMFAAASSVLTFWIPNDSNAEPTRMDTEAGVEAEHPSQ, from the exons ATGACACAGCTCGACGACGAAACGGTGCGCAGCATGGCCATTGGAGCCGTTTTCCCAGACTTT GGTGGGAAGATAAATTCACTGGATTTTCACCGCAAGGATGATTTACTGGTTACGGCTAGCGAGGATGATTCTGTGCGACTCTATGACATTGCAACTGCTAA GTTGCTAAAGACCACATTCCATAAGAAACATGGAGCAGATCGTATATGCTTTACCCATCACCCAAGTTCTGTTATATGCTCTTCAAAATACAATCTGGATGCCACTGGAG AATCACTGCGGTATCTGTCAATGTATGATAATCGATGCCTTCGCTACTTCAAAGGACATAAAGAGAG AATTGTTTCCCTCTGTATGTCTCCAGTCAACGATAGCTTCATGTCTGGTTCGTTGGACCACACTGTCAGAATATGGGATCTCCGTGTAAACGCCTGCCAG GGAATTTTGCATCTACGTGGTAGACCTACAGTTGCCTATGACCAGCAAGGTCTTGTTTTTGCTGTGGCAATGGAAGGGGGTGCGATTAAATTGTTTGATTCACGTTCCTACGACAAG GGTCCATTTGATACCTTTTTAGTTGGTGGAGATACTGCTGAAGTTTGTGATATCAAGTTTAGCAGTGATGGCAAATCAATGCTCTTGACAACCACAAACAACAACATCTATATTCTGGACGCATATGGAGGAGAGAAG CGCTGTGGGTACAGTTTGGAACCATCTTCTAACGTAATAATAGAGGCAACTTTTACCCCAGATGGCCAGTATGTCGTGTCAG GCTCTGGAGATGGAAACTTGCATGCCTGGAGCATCAACAAGCGGAACGAG GTGGCATGCTGGAACAGTCACATTGGAGTTCCATCTTGCTTGAAGTGGGCTCCCCGCAGGGCCATGTTTGCTGCTGCATCATCTGTTCTTACCTTTTGGATACCTAACGACTCAAACGCCGAGCCGACTCGCATGGACACCGAAGCCGGTGTTGAAGCCGAGCATCCGTCTCAGTAA
- the LOC117621351 gene encoding oleosin 18.2 kDa-like, with the protein MADRPQPHQLQVRPQHGLGAKTQYQGPSTGQVLAVITGLPVGGTLLALAGLTLMGTITGALLATPLFIIFSPVLVPAIFVIGLAVTGFLTSGAFGLTALSSLSWVTNYLRRATGLVPEQLDQMKRRTADMVEFVGQKTKEGSQDIQSKAQDEKRRT; encoded by the coding sequence ATGGCGGATCGTCCTCAGCCACACCAGCTGCAAGTTCGTCCCCAGCATGGCCTTGGGGCTAAGACACAATACCAAGGCCCGTCAACTGGCCAGGTCCTCGCAGTCATAACTGGCCTTCCTGTTGGCGGAACCCTGCTAGCGCTTGCTGGTCTCACACTCATGGGCACCATCACTGGGGCTCTGTTGGCCACCCCactcttcatcatcttcagccCGGTTCTTGTCCCGGCTATCTTTGTCATTGGCCTGGCTGTTACTGGATTTCTAACTTCGGGCGCTTTTGGACTGACTGCACTCTCGTCTCTGTCTTGGGTCACCAACTACCTCCGGAGGGCCACGGGGTTGGTGCCGGAGCAGCTGGACCAGATGAAGAGGCGCACGGCGGATATGGTGGAGTTTGTGGGACAGAAGACCAAGGAGGGCAGCCAAGACATCCAGAGTAAGGCCCAAGACGAAAAGAGGAGGACATGA
- the LOC117621350 gene encoding LOB domain-containing protein 25 — protein sequence MASSSSSYTNSPCAACKFLRRKCMPDCIFAPYFPPEEPQKFANVHKIFGASNVSKLLNEVLPHQREDAVNSLAYEAEARMKDPVYGCVGAISVLQRQVIRLQKELDATNADLIRYAASSCNNLEIPIASQSGRTRTNSNMGHGGGSLGQNPGLYFSSPWNRSDSYGGDRNERGGG from the coding sequence ATGGCTTCATCTAGTTCTAGTTATACGAATTCTCCTTGCGCCGCGTGCAAATTCTTGAGGAGAAAATGCATGCCGGATTGCATATTTGCTCCCTATTTCCCACCTGAGGAACCACAAAAGTTTGCAAATGTCCACAAGATATTTGGTGCCAGCAATGTAAGCAAGCTTCTGAATGAGGTGCTCCCCCATCAGAGAGAGGATGCAGTCAACTCTTTGGCCTACGAAGCGGAGGCCCGGATGAAAGATCCGGTGTACGGATGCGTAGGAGCCATCTCAGTCCTCCAAAGGCAAGTCATTCGCCTCCAGAAGGAGCTGGACGCCACAAATGCTGATCTCATCCGCTATGCAGCAAGCAGCTGCAACAATCTTGAAATTCCAATTGCATCCCAGTCCGGGAGGACTAGGACTAATAGTAATATGGGTCATGGAGGAGGGTCTCTTGGTCAAAATCCTGGgttgtatttttcttcacCATGGAATAGATCAGATTCTTATGGAGGAGATAGAAAcgagagaggaggaggatga